A region from the Candidatus Cloacimonadota bacterium genome encodes:
- the lpxB gene encoding lipid-A-disaccharide synthase, whose product MDKEIKVFWLAGESSGDLHCELIMKSLAKSGKRFRHIGIGGAKMQAQGLRALYPFERFAVMGFVEVIKHIAFFLKVERGIRKLFAEDKPDIAILADYPGFNLRIAHLADEYRIPVLYYIAPQFWAWKHERVQKLKDSVRHTACILPFEEEMLNIHNVTCSYVGHPIAEEIEFKMDRDYFANFFHLNPDKKWLGFFPGSRNNEIKKMLPVFLKAAQKWDPKEYEILVSKSHSVNHSMFMDMVCGTGMSNLNIIDGYTYDMMRHCEVLTCTSGTVTLEAGFVGTPTVICYKANPISYMIGKRLIRVSHIGLPNIILDNDVLPELVQKDANPDMINAKIKEMQQGSARRDVVTLELRKLRSMLGEKKPSIEVPKIIDHLVSVYGKPF is encoded by the coding sequence ATGGATAAAGAGATAAAAGTGTTTTGGCTGGCAGGCGAAAGCAGTGGTGATCTTCACTGTGAGTTAATCATGAAGTCGTTGGCAAAATCCGGAAAGCGTTTTCGACACATAGGCATCGGAGGGGCAAAAATGCAAGCTCAAGGGTTGAGAGCCCTGTATCCCTTCGAGAGATTCGCAGTAATGGGTTTTGTAGAGGTGATCAAACACATTGCTTTCTTCTTGAAAGTAGAACGGGGAATTCGTAAGCTATTTGCAGAAGACAAACCGGATATAGCGATATTAGCAGATTATCCCGGATTCAATCTGCGAATTGCGCATTTGGCAGACGAATATCGAATCCCTGTACTCTATTATATCGCTCCCCAGTTCTGGGCATGGAAACACGAACGAGTGCAAAAACTGAAAGACAGCGTGCGTCATACTGCCTGCATATTACCCTTCGAAGAAGAGATGCTGAATATTCACAATGTAACATGCAGTTACGTGGGACATCCCATCGCAGAAGAGATTGAATTCAAGATGGACAGGGACTACTTTGCCAATTTCTTTCACCTCAATCCTGACAAGAAATGGCTTGGTTTCTTTCCGGGCAGCAGGAACAACGAAATAAAGAAGATGCTTCCAGTGTTTCTGAAAGCCGCCCAGAAATGGGATCCCAAGGAATACGAAATCCTTGTATCAAAATCACATAGCGTAAATCACAGCATGTTTATGGATATGGTATGTGGCACGGGAATGAGCAATTTGAACATAATAGATGGTTATACCTACGATATGATGCGTCATTGCGAAGTATTGACCTGTACTTCCGGGACTGTGACGCTTGAAGCGGGATTCGTGGGAACTCCCACGGTGATCTGCTACAAAGCGAACCCCATATCATATATGATCGGTAAACGCTTAATCAGGGTGTCGCACATAGGATTGCCCAATATCATCCTGGACAATGATGTGTTGCCGGAATTGGTGCAGAAAGACGCAAATCCGGATATGATCAATGCTAAAATTAAGGAAATGCAGCAAGGAAGCGCCAGGCGGGATGTGGTAACTCTTGAGCTGCGCAAACTGAGGTCAATGTTGGGGGAAAAGAAACCCAGCATAGAAGTTCCGAAGATTATCGATCATTTGGTTAGTGTCTATGGCAAGCCTTTTTAG
- a CDS encoding acyl-CoA dehydratase activase gives MNVLGVDIGSRNTKIVVYDSLLNKIAFSAYKATDVSASQTVDDLLVEMYRHLGHIHIDKSCVTGYGRKLYSAADMVKSEITCHAKACSYLFPHARTVIDIGGQDSKIISLNEDGSVKDFVMNDKCAAGTGRFLEMTAMRLMCDLDTLSQLASQSDETIALSSTCVVFAESEIIGLLAKGHKVANIARAVHVSIARRIYAQMAPLQCELPVVFTGGVAQGSDLAQCISNILYTKLLIPDDPEITGALGAALIAL, from the coding sequence ATGAATGTATTGGGTGTTGATATTGGCTCACGTAACACCAAGATCGTAGTATATGATTCGCTGCTGAATAAGATTGCTTTTAGCGCTTACAAAGCCACGGATGTGTCTGCATCTCAGACGGTAGATGATCTTCTCGTAGAGATGTATCGGCATCTGGGACATATTCACATAGATAAAAGCTGTGTAACCGGCTATGGACGCAAACTGTACAGTGCTGCCGATATGGTTAAGAGCGAGATAACATGTCATGCCAAAGCTTGTTCCTACCTTTTTCCCCACGCCAGAACAGTGATCGATATCGGAGGTCAGGATTCCAAGATTATCAGTTTGAACGAGGACGGAAGCGTGAAGGACTTTGTGATGAACGATAAATGCGCTGCTGGAACGGGAAGATTCCTGGAAATGACAGCGATGCGACTGATGTGCGATTTGGATACGCTTTCCCAGCTCGCATCTCAATCCGATGAAACCATAGCCCTTAGTTCAACATGTGTAGTCTTTGCCGAATCTGAGATCATCGGACTATTGGCAAAGGGGCATAAAGTGGCGAACATCGCTCGTGCAGTTCATGTAAGTATAGCCAGACGCATTTATGCCCAAATGGCACCTCTTCAGTGCGAATTACCCGTGGTTTTCACTGGTGGAGTTGCTCAGGGTTCAGATCTTGCTCAATGCATCTCAAATATTTTGTATACCAAGCTATTAATTCCGGACGATCCGGAGATCACCGGTGCGCTGGGTGCAGCTTTGATTGCTTTATGA
- a CDS encoding histidinol-phosphatase HisJ family protein, translated as MNYDYHIHSEFSYDSRMLSADLVKKAIDLRFDEIALTEHLDLLPQELSVYGLPSLQKYRNHCMKLQAEYSAIKLRMGIEIGDYHQVQSFAEKLISSFNFSPILGSVHFLSDHTNVAIPLSAPLSPSQIEDYYLQNLVLVQSCNFNILAHFGVYKRYYDTPPDEHHVQPIIDEILRTIIKRDISLEINLSSLRKPYGQIIPEIDLIRHYHELGGKFISIGSDSHSLDHFNRIPDFVLDICKDFSPPPLS; from the coding sequence ATGAACTATGATTATCACATTCACAGCGAGTTCAGTTACGACAGTAGGATGTTAAGTGCAGATCTGGTAAAGAAAGCAATTGATCTGAGATTTGATGAGATTGCCCTCACCGAACATCTGGATCTATTGCCTCAGGAGCTTAGTGTGTACGGGCTGCCTTCTTTACAGAAGTACCGCAATCACTGCATGAAACTGCAAGCTGAGTATTCCGCAATTAAACTTCGCATGGGTATAGAAATAGGTGACTACCACCAAGTACAGAGTTTTGCGGAAAAGCTCATCTCAAGTTTCAACTTTTCCCCCATCCTCGGCTCGGTTCATTTCCTCAGCGATCACACCAATGTAGCCATTCCTCTTTCTGCCCCACTTAGCCCATCTCAAATCGAGGATTACTACTTACAGAATCTTGTGTTGGTTCAAAGCTGCAATTTCAATATATTGGCTCATTTTGGCGTTTACAAACGCTATTACGATACCCCACCCGATGAGCATCATGTTCAGCCCATCATTGATGAAATTCTGAGGACTATCATCAAACGGGATATATCACTGGAGATCAATCTGAGCAGCCTCCGTAAACCTTATGGACAGATCATCCCCGAGATTGACTTGATCCGGCACTACCATGAGTTAGGAGGTAAATTCATCTCAATCGGTTCGGATTCACATAGCTTGGATCATTTTAATAGGATACCGGATTTCGTTTTAGATATCTGCAAAGACTTCAGTCCTCCTCCGCTAAGCTGA
- a CDS encoding pitrilysin family protein: protein MKINTIPNIALNIYTAPNKLRLLSAPIKNNQLLCMQLYIRVGSVHESKDERGYAHYLEHLLFKSTPQYPNNSLSSIAADIGAVLNAYTDFDTTCYYLTLPSEHLETGLKILSEMAIHADFSASDVRMERSIILEEIHQYEAEPEMSFVDYIQSNYFDQSPLKYPVLGNRTSLNKASHSKLMAFYKRHYRPQNAFLVVTGDYDDAELKLLFHQYFDCWRMSSEKRHEPVSILPDTFRIFRRTKNEQDMIAIALPELNESHPDSEALHIAIRYLAIGKASRLHKELVEREKICSSVKVSSLSGLFPGISVILFSPNGRNNKASIIRHFYNALQDILIEGVPNEDFRLVQKDIIHNWLYSFDGVENLANLIAAEEFNGDLARISNFGAYIESLNNDILIHAVRKHWDYSRLAVFIQNKNSTSDEIEQLCEAFSRQALPPLSPLSSSNALPSGTCQSASAEQMQSGLPQYHSYVLSNGLKLIYNYQPGRDICGFALSSPLSQLNETKPGLNYFSTALMLYGTQFRSHDEIMRLSREHGFNIRVLHHLDSTLYRGKCHESDLEIVLELLSEIIQQPKFDKSYLQMLKNAAIDSVRRERDYPVSVAYKAWFRKLFGVHNNLYSSTGDIQDIRQISLDDCEAWHHCWQLGQDFALCIVGSLQPSVVLDMVTERFSEGIPTLSIPQHRLCFNPGMFRKSISYKHLDQAIIHVGGFACPAKRIKENSAFHILAHILGGDLSSRLYDILREKMGLAYQTGFDFSSINDLGFWYAYAFCDSQQHKLCLDALLEILNDVVKDGIRAQELESAKNYLVAISRMDNESISFKASGIANLLSLGYDLDYYLQREERIRSCTLEELHQLAKSYLIPQNRQIHVLV, encoded by the coding sequence ATGAAGATCAACACTATCCCAAATATAGCGCTCAATATCTATACCGCGCCAAACAAGCTGCGCTTACTTTCTGCTCCGATTAAGAATAATCAACTCTTATGCATGCAGTTGTACATCAGAGTGGGCAGCGTTCACGAGAGTAAAGATGAACGCGGATATGCCCACTATTTGGAGCATCTACTATTCAAATCCACTCCCCAGTATCCCAATAACAGTCTCAGCAGCATTGCTGCAGATATCGGTGCTGTATTGAACGCATATACGGATTTTGATACTACTTGCTACTACCTCACACTCCCTTCTGAACACCTGGAAACAGGTTTGAAGATACTGTCCGAGATGGCTATTCATGCAGATTTCAGTGCTTCTGACGTCCGCATGGAACGCAGCATAATTCTGGAAGAAATCCACCAGTATGAAGCCGAGCCAGAGATGAGTTTTGTGGACTACATTCAGTCCAACTACTTCGATCAGAGTCCATTGAAATACCCTGTTCTAGGAAACAGAACATCTCTAAACAAAGCTTCCCACTCCAAACTGATGGCCTTTTACAAACGTCACTATCGTCCCCAAAACGCCTTCCTGGTTGTTACCGGTGATTATGATGACGCCGAGTTGAAACTGCTATTTCACCAGTATTTTGATTGTTGGAGAATGAGCTCCGAGAAAAGACACGAACCTGTATCGATCTTGCCAGATACATTCAGAATCTTCCGGAGGACAAAAAATGAGCAAGATATGATTGCTATTGCACTACCGGAATTGAACGAGAGCCATCCTGATAGCGAGGCATTACACATTGCAATAAGGTATTTGGCCATCGGGAAAGCTTCCCGGCTGCATAAAGAATTGGTAGAACGGGAAAAGATCTGCTCTTCGGTGAAGGTAAGCTCGCTTAGTGGTTTATTCCCGGGAATCAGTGTTATCTTGTTCTCACCTAACGGTCGAAATAACAAAGCAAGCATTATCCGGCATTTCTATAATGCTTTACAAGACATCCTGATTGAAGGAGTACCCAACGAAGACTTCAGGTTAGTCCAGAAAGATATTATTCACAATTGGCTTTACAGCTTCGATGGAGTGGAAAACCTGGCCAATCTGATTGCCGCTGAAGAGTTTAATGGTGATCTTGCCCGCATCAGCAATTTTGGGGCCTACATAGAAAGCCTGAACAACGACATCCTGATTCATGCTGTACGGAAACATTGGGACTACTCTCGATTAGCAGTTTTCATCCAGAACAAAAACAGTACCTCGGACGAGATTGAGCAGCTTTGTGAGGCATTCTCAAGGCAGGCTCTACCTCCTCTTTCTCCTTTGTCCTCTTCAAACGCACTACCATCTGGTACTTGTCAATCTGCCAGCGCAGAACAGATGCAATCTGGCCTCCCCCAATATCACAGCTATGTACTTAGCAATGGACTGAAGCTGATATACAATTATCAGCCCGGTAGAGATATATGTGGATTTGCCCTGTCTTCTCCCCTATCGCAACTCAACGAAACAAAACCGGGATTGAACTATTTTAGCACTGCTTTGATGCTATATGGCACCCAATTCCGCAGTCATGATGAGATAATGCGCTTGTCCAGGGAGCACGGCTTCAACATCCGGGTACTACATCATTTGGACAGTACATTGTATCGCGGTAAATGTCATGAATCCGATCTTGAAATTGTCCTGGAATTGCTCAGTGAGATTATCCAGCAGCCCAAATTCGATAAATCCTATTTGCAGATGTTGAAAAACGCCGCTATCGATAGCGTGCGCCGAGAACGTGACTATCCTGTTAGTGTAGCCTACAAAGCATGGTTCAGGAAGCTTTTTGGTGTTCACAACAATCTTTATAGTTCCACAGGCGATATACAGGATATCCGGCAGATAAGCCTTGATGACTGTGAAGCCTGGCATCATTGCTGGCAATTAGGACAGGATTTTGCCCTCTGCATAGTGGGGTCACTACAGCCCTCGGTAGTACTTGATATGGTTACGGAGCGTTTCTCAGAGGGAATTCCCACCTTGTCCATCCCGCAGCATAGACTCTGTTTCAATCCGGGGATGTTTCGGAAAAGTATAAGCTACAAGCATTTGGATCAAGCGATTATTCATGTGGGGGGCTTTGCCTGCCCAGCAAAGAGGATCAAGGAAAACTCTGCCTTCCACATCCTGGCTCATATACTTGGTGGAGATCTTTCTTCCAGGCTATATGATATACTTCGCGAGAAAATGGGCTTAGCCTATCAAACCGGCTTCGATTTCTCTTCCATCAATGATTTGGGCTTCTGGTATGCCTACGCTTTTTGCGATTCACAGCAACATAAATTGTGTCTGGACGCACTTCTGGAGATACTTAATGATGTGGTAAAAGACGGCATCAGGGCACAGGAACTGGAAAGTGCAAAAAACTATTTAGTTGCAATTTCACGCATGGACAATGAAAGCATATCTTTTAAAGCCTCCGGAATAGCAAATCTACTATCTCTAGGCTATGATTTGGATTACTATCTGCAGCGGGAAGAACGCATCAGGTCTTGCACTCTGGAAGAATTGCATCAACTGGCCAAAAGCTATCTGATCCCTCAAAATCGACAAATTCATGTTTTGGTATAA
- a CDS encoding lysophospholipid acyltransferase family protein: protein MASLFRTIYNYLAAGLLYLIKLSLRFEVRNQPQNERVIYGLWHRDLMHCALQRAGDPVAVMISSSKDGELIAGPLTVLGYATVRGSSSRQGSQALKAMLRFAKDKSLAITPDGPKGPVGTIHPGMFQLALLAKIPIVAVACHTKREWVFNSWDRFRFPKPFATIQIEYSEPLYVESKEDIPVVEAKFRAFMEKWSSSHN from the coding sequence ATGGCAAGCCTTTTTAGAACCATATACAATTACCTGGCCGCCGGGTTATTATACCTTATCAAGCTTAGCTTGCGCTTTGAAGTCCGCAATCAACCCCAAAATGAACGGGTGATTTATGGGCTTTGGCACAGGGATCTAATGCACTGCGCTCTGCAACGTGCCGGAGATCCGGTTGCCGTGATGATATCTTCCTCAAAAGACGGAGAATTGATTGCAGGGCCGTTAACAGTTTTGGGCTACGCTACAGTCCGAGGATCCAGCAGCAGACAGGGCTCGCAAGCTTTGAAGGCAATGCTGCGGTTTGCTAAAGACAAGTCTCTTGCGATTACTCCGGATGGCCCCAAAGGGCCAGTGGGAACCATCCACCCCGGAATGTTTCAACTGGCACTTTTGGCAAAGATTCCCATCGTAGCGGTTGCCTGCCATACGAAAAGGGAATGGGTATTCAATTCCTGGGACCGCTTCAGATTCCCCAAACCATTTGCCACCATTCAGATAGAATATTCTGAACCTTTATATGTAGAATCCAAAGAAGACATTCCGGTTGTAGAAGCGAAATTCAGGGCTTTTATGGAGAAATGGAGTAGTAGTCATAACTAG
- a CDS encoding small multi-drug export protein, with protein sequence MNRSQYKVIISVVIMLLIWGSLSASSFSDNTVNWLEARGLSPRIIVLIISMLPVIELRGSIPVAILVFKLHWFEATVLSIIGNMLPMPIWLLVLEWFFNMISKIPIGARFTKWIFARTRNKGKAIEKYEALGLTIFIGIPLPGTGGWTGALAARIFGISFWKSMLYILIGVVMASLIVTPLSLMGKLAVN encoded by the coding sequence TTGAATAGATCGCAATACAAAGTGATAATAAGTGTAGTAATAATGCTGCTTATTTGGGGCAGCTTATCTGCTTCATCTTTCTCGGATAACACTGTCAATTGGCTGGAAGCAAGAGGGTTGAGTCCTAGGATAATTGTCCTGATTATCTCAATGTTACCAGTAATCGAGTTAAGAGGTTCCATACCTGTGGCTATCCTCGTATTCAAGCTACACTGGTTTGAAGCTACCGTTTTGTCCATTATTGGAAACATGCTCCCGATGCCGATTTGGCTTCTTGTGTTAGAGTGGTTCTTTAACATGATCAGCAAGATTCCCATAGGGGCACGGTTTACCAAGTGGATCTTTGCCAGAACACGCAATAAAGGCAAGGCTATCGAGAAATATGAAGCACTAGGACTCACGATATTCATTGGCATACCTCTTCCAGGTACCGGAGGCTGGACAGGAGCGCTGGCAGCCAGGATATTTGGGATTAGCTTCTGGAAATCCATGCTATATATTCTGATTGGAGTAGTAATGGCAAGCTTGATCGTAACTCCGCTATCATTGATGGGGAAATTGGCAGTGAACTAA
- a CDS encoding FG-GAP-like repeat-containing protein translates to MTKTSVVIALLMFLSTISAQPWTMDNSIFNPSGIPSLTFSQVRFNDIDEDGDCDIWLGNTSRPPVFLENTGSISEPVYIVGTDYLSGLSYLTCEVTISADLNGDGILDLVTGGFSGLFYYLGQDADTPSYVEVPSFFAGLNLSPYPVPDLADVDGDGDLDLLIGLSEDGAVRLYMNTGSATEPQFSDSFELVSDIGLYAYPVFCDFDGDADIDIFCGRDLHGFVYFQNNGSPTNPLWEENSALFSGLGNETYWNSGDLSDINGDGLLDLVYGTADGPLKCFVNNGSATVPLWQENTSLFGGSIDVGGASSPFFIDFDADGDFDMLTGTQLGYIKYFRNVGDIYNPAWEEDSDFFSSIDHSIYSSVAAADVTGDDLPDLVVGDLSGGLFYYNNLGVSLFYNSFMFMGINYGGWSCPRFVDLDTDGDWDIVVGNEDGNLHYLKNEGSPIAPNWQEQPGFFGSIDVSSSCSPTFADIDGDGDLDLLAGSSWGELYCYLYDESIWVPNSTIFSGIETDQNAAPALVDLDHDGDLDLILGDYDGTFKFFRNELYSAEVLNPPLNIGYEYTEMHMIFWDDPMEGSTSPFELYNVYLDGCLVASTPDNFYFFEELDPGTHLVGVAAQYIAGESLPVQMSITASDNHDLLNSPILLTNYPNPFNPNTTIQFSFPSGDARLEIYNIKGQLIRQFSGLNSADKHIVWDGKDENGRPQSSGVYFYRLHNNRKSAMNKMLLLK, encoded by the coding sequence ATGACTAAAACCTCAGTAGTTATCGCGCTGTTAATGTTTCTTTCGACCATATCGGCTCAACCTTGGACAATGGACAATAGTATCTTCAATCCTTCAGGAATTCCCAGCCTCACCTTTTCCCAAGTCCGTTTCAACGATATTGACGAGGATGGAGACTGTGATATCTGGTTGGGCAACACTTCCCGTCCACCGGTATTCCTAGAAAACACAGGCAGCATTAGTGAACCTGTTTACATTGTGGGAACCGACTATCTTTCAGGTTTATCCTATTTGACCTGTGAAGTTACAATATCGGCAGATTTGAACGGGGATGGTATTCTGGACTTGGTTACCGGAGGCTTTTCCGGTTTATTTTACTATCTTGGGCAAGATGCGGATACCCCTTCTTATGTTGAAGTGCCGAGCTTCTTTGCTGGTCTGAATCTGAGTCCCTATCCCGTTCCCGATCTGGCAGATGTGGATGGTGACGGAGATTTGGACTTGCTGATTGGCCTTTCCGAAGATGGAGCTGTAAGGTTGTATATGAATACCGGAAGCGCTACAGAACCGCAATTTAGCGATAGCTTTGAGTTAGTCTCGGATATCGGACTATATGCCTACCCTGTATTCTGTGATTTTGATGGTGATGCGGATATCGACATATTTTGTGGACGCGATCTGCATGGATTTGTCTATTTTCAAAACAATGGAAGCCCCACAAATCCGCTTTGGGAAGAGAATAGCGCCTTATTCTCCGGATTGGGAAATGAGACATACTGGAATTCAGGAGATCTATCCGACATCAATGGAGATGGATTGTTGGATTTGGTGTATGGAACTGCAGACGGCCCCTTGAAATGCTTTGTGAACAATGGCAGTGCAACAGTACCATTGTGGCAGGAAAACACAAGCCTCTTTGGCGGTTCTATCGATGTGGGTGGTGCCAGTAGTCCTTTCTTCATAGATTTCGACGCAGATGGAGATTTTGATATGCTTACGGGAACTCAATTGGGCTACATCAAGTATTTTCGTAATGTAGGAGATATCTACAATCCTGCTTGGGAAGAAGATAGCGATTTCTTTTCCAGTATTGATCATTCAATCTATTCATCTGTAGCTGCTGCAGATGTAACTGGAGATGATCTTCCTGATCTTGTGGTGGGAGATCTCAGTGGCGGTCTTTTCTACTATAACAACCTCGGAGTATCTTTATTCTACAACTCATTTATGTTCATGGGCATCAACTATGGGGGATGGTCTTGCCCAAGGTTTGTTGATCTGGATACCGATGGTGACTGGGATATTGTAGTTGGCAATGAAGACGGAAACCTGCATTACTTGAAGAACGAGGGTAGTCCGATAGCTCCAAACTGGCAGGAACAGCCTGGTTTCTTTGGTTCCATAGATGTAAGCAGCAGTTGCTCCCCCACTTTCGCTGATATCGACGGAGATGGGGATCTGGACCTTTTGGCGGGGAGTTCATGGGGAGAATTGTACTGTTATCTCTATGACGAAAGTATATGGGTGCCAAATTCAACGATATTTAGCGGCATCGAGACCGATCAAAACGCTGCCCCGGCATTGGTCGACCTGGATCATGACGGAGATTTGGATCTGATCTTGGGAGATTACGACGGAACCTTCAAGTTTTTCCGTAATGAACTTTATTCTGCTGAGGTACTGAATCCTCCTCTCAATATCGGATACGAATACACGGAAATGCACATGATTTTCTGGGATGATCCCATGGAAGGCAGCACTTCACCCTTTGAGCTCTATAATGTTTATCTGGATGGATGTTTGGTGGCTTCTACACCAGATAACTTCTACTTCTTTGAAGAACTGGATCCGGGTACTCACCTTGTTGGCGTAGCGGCACAATACATAGCTGGTGAATCCCTCCCCGTCCAGATGTCTATAACAGCCTCAGATAATCATGATCTTCTAAACTCCCCCATTCTTCTGACAAATTATCCCAATCCCTTCAATCCCAACACTACTATCC